The following coding sequences are from one Lolium rigidum isolate FL_2022 chromosome 6, APGP_CSIRO_Lrig_0.1, whole genome shotgun sequence window:
- the LOC124668130 gene encoding peptidyl serine alpha-galactosyltransferase-like codes for MAGAIAGAVAATLLLLLLALASAGAAAGDGRRLHTLFSVECGDYFDWQAVGLLHSLRKAGQPGGVTRLLSCAADQLSSYRGLGIGHTLQVPSYSRHPRTGDWYPAINKPAGVVHWLEHSAEADNVDWVVILDADQIVRGPIIPWELGAEKGKPVAAYYGYLKGCDNILAQLHTAHPEFCDKVGGILVMHIDDLRALAPLWLSKTEEVRQDKSHWSTNITGDIYGMGWISEMYGYSFGAAEVGLRHKINDDIMIYPGYTPRIGIEPLILHYGLPFKVGNWSFSKLEHHEDGIVYDCNRLFPPPPFPREVEGMEPDQNVKRGLYLSIECMNTLNEGLLLHHTSVGCPKPQWSKYLSFLKSKRFSELTKPKYWSSPKVENKVTVQHVASPKSRHPKIHTLFSTECSSYFDWQTVGLMHSFRLSGQPGNITRLLSCTDEEVKNYKGHDLAPTHYVPSMNRNPLTGDWYPAINKPAAVLHWINHVQTDAEFIVILDADMIMRGPITPWEYGAKRGHPVSTPYDYLIGCDNILAKIHTRNPSACDKVGGVIIMHIDDLRRFAMLWLHKSEEVRADKEHYATNITGDVYASGWISEMYGYSFAAAELNLRHIIKSDILIYPGYVPLPGAKYKVFHYGLRFGVGDWSFDKADWRNTDMVNKCWAKFPEPPDPSSITKDDKNARERDLLSIECGRALNKALYLHHKRRNCPRLSTTTGNISKKIEEVSTTNKLESVTQRSSTTTVGRNSETMDVTAQQAIESATGSRAHRPRRLARSSKIWIIAIWAISVLVFLLVISMFFSDQRRSVSRSRASRSQKAHI; via the exons ATGGCGGGGGCGATCGCcggcgcggtggcggcgacgcTCCTGCTGCTGTTGCTGGCCTTGGCATCGGCCGGGGCCGCCGCGGGGGACGGGCGGCGGCTGCACACACTCTTCTCGGTGGAGTGCGGCGACTACTTCGACTGGCAGGCGGTGGGGCTCCTCCACAGCCTGCGCAAGGCGGGGCAGCCCGGCGGCGTCACCCGCCTCCTCAGCTGCGCCGCTGACCAGCTCTCCTCCTACCGCGGCCTCGGCATCGGCCACACTCTCCAGGTCCCCTCCTACAGCCGCCACCCCCGCACCGGCGACTG GTACCCAGCCATCAATAAGCCTGCAGGGGTGGTACATTGGTTGGAGCATAGTGCTGAGGCGGACAATGTCGACTGGGTCGTAATCTTGGATGCAGACCAGATAGTGCGAGGTCCTATTATTCCTTGGGAACTCGGAGCAGAAAAGGGAAAGCCTGTTGCAGCTTATTACGG GTATTTGAAGGGCTGTGATAACATTCTTGCACAGTTGCACACTGCACATCCAGAATTTTGCGACAAAGTTGGCGGAATTCTGGTCATGCATATCGATGACTTAAGGGCTCTAGCCCCTTTGTGGCTTTCGAAGACTGAAGAAGTGAGGCAGGATAAGTCCCACTGGTCAACTAATATTACTGGTGATATATATGGCATGGGTTGGATCAGTGAGATGTATGGTTACTCATTCGGCGCTGCAGAA GTAGGTCTACGGCACAAGATAAATGATGACATAATGATCTACCCAGGTTATACTCCAAGAATTGGCATTGAGCCGCTTATCCTCCACTATGGTTTGCCATTTAAAGTTGGAAACTGGTCTTTCAGTAAGTTAGAACACCATGAGGATGGTATAGTTTATGATTGCAATCGCTTATTTCCTCCACCACCATTCCCTAGAGAG GTTGAGGGAATGGAACCGGACCAGAATGTGAAGCGGGGCTTATATCTAAGCATCGAGTGTATGAACACATTGAATGAAGGGCTTCTTTTGCATCACACATCTGTTGGGTGCCCGAAACCACAGTGGTCAAAGTATCTGAGCTTCCTTAAAAGCAAAAGGTTCTCAGAGcttacaaaaccaaagtactggaGCAGTCCAAAGGTTGAGAACAAAGTGACTGTCCAACATGTTGCATCGCCCAAAAGCAGACATCCAAAAATACACACCCTTTTCTCTACCGAGTGTTCGTCGTATTTTGACTGGCAGACTGTTGGGCTCATGCACAGTTTTCGTTTAAGCGGTCAGCCTGGTAATATTACACGCTTATTGAGTTGTACAGATGAGGAAGTGAAGAATTATAAGGGACATGACCTTGCTCCCACACATTATGTTCCATCTATGAATAGAAATCCATTGACAGGAGACTG GTACCCAGCAATCAATAAACCAGCAGCAGTTCTCCATTGGATTAACCATGTGCAGACTGATGCTGAGTTCATTGTTATCTTGGATGCTGATATGATCATGAGAGGACCCATCACTCCATGGGAGTATGGTGCAAAACGTGGTCATCCTGTTTCAACTCCCTACGa CTATCTGATTGGTTGTGACAATATACTTGCAAAGATACACACTCGCAATCCATCTGCATGTGACAAGGTTGGTGGTGTAATTATCATGCATATTGATGATCTCCGACGCTTTGCTATGTTGTGGCTACACAAATCGGAAGAGGTTCGTGCAGACAAAGAGCACTATGCGACAAACATTACTGGTGATGTATATGCATCTGGCTGGATAAGTGAGATGTACGGTTACTCTTTTGCAGCAGCCGAG CTTAACCTGCGGCACATCATAAAAAGTGACATATTGATATATCCAGGATATGTTCCTCTACCTGGAGCTAAATACAAGGTTTTCCATTATGGCCTGAGATTTGGTGTTGGTGATTGGAGCTTTGACAAGGCTGACTGGAGAAATACTGATATGGTAAACAAGTGTTGGGCCAAGTTCCCTGAACCACCTGATCCATCTTCTATCACAAAAGATGATAAAAATGCACGGGAGAGGGATCTTCTCAGCATTGAATGTGGGAGGGCTTTGAACAAGGCTCTATACTTGCACCACAAACGCAGAAATTGCCCTCGGCTGAGCACCACTACAGGCAACATCTCCAAGAAAATCGAGGAAGTCTCAACCACCAATAAACTTGAAAGCGTTACACAACGGTCATCCACGACTACAGTTGGACGAAATTCAGAGACCATGGATGTGACAGCACAGCAGGCTATTGAAAGTGCCACAGGATCACGTGCACATAGACCAAGGAGACTAGCCAGATCATCAAAGATATGGATTATTGCTATCTGGGCAATATCCGTACTTGTTTTTTTGCTGGTAATCTCGATGTTTTTCTCGGATCAGAGGAGAAGTGTTTCAAGATCTAGGGCTTCCAGAAGCCAGAAGGCCCATATTTGA
- the LOC124666138 gene encoding structural maintenance of chromosomes protein 2-1-like — protein MQGRITKVLNMKPPEILSMLEEAAGTRMYEMKKESALKTLEKKQNKVEEINKLLDDEILPALEKLRKERCQYMKWANGNTELDRLKRFCIAYEFVQAEKVRESALSGVNQIRGKIVELDESTEKLNGEIQEMDKNIATLAAEKEAKLGGEMKVLSEKVDKIQHALIKETSLMNNEEETLRSEEKAADKILKNIEDIKRSIVERDAAVKKAEDGASDMSKRAEDLTKELDESEKEYQGVLAGKSSANEKKCLEDQLRDAKAAVGEAESGLKQLKTKISHSEKELKEKKTQMKSKRDEATAAEKELKARTKDLEAIKASMGSINYEEGQMEALQKDRSSEVEVVQKLNDKVRALTGELGNVHFSYRDPVKNFDRSKVKGVVARLIKIKDSSTATALEVAAGGRLYNVVVDSETTGKQLLQNGDLRRRVTIIPLNKIHTGTIPDRVQQAARRMVGAENVTLALELVGYDGDVKNAMAYVFGSTFVCRNMEAAKEIAFNRDVGSTSVTLEGDIFQPSGLLTGGSRRGGGDLLRKLHELAKAEADLSDHKDRLSIIEQKIAVLLPLHKKYAELKSQFELKSYDLSLFQNRVEQNEHHKLGELVKKLEQELEESNNELTDKQVQYKKCVSTVSELEKTIKTYGSEREGRLKALEMKIKSLKSEMQSMSKQLKAHQSERERLIMEKDAVANELAMLEEQLITSKAQITALSETWGTYQSKVASTKLDLDQAESELNIGRSKLKECDTQINSLSKEQQKLQQLLSDSNVERKKMENEVKRMEIEQKDCSSRVDKLMEKYTWIATEKQLFGRSGTDYDFASCEPHKAREELENLQAQQSGLEKRVNKKVMAMFEKAEDEYNDLISKKSIIENDKAKINKVIEELDEKKKETLKVTWLKVNKDFGSIFSTLLPGTMAKLDPPEGGTFLDGLEVRVAFGTVWKQSLSELSGGQRSLLALSLILALLLFKPAPLYILDEVDAALDLSHTQNIGRMIKAHFPQSQFIVVSLKEGMFNNANVIFRTKFVDGVSTVSRTVHSNKK, from the exons ATGCAAGGACGTATTACCAAAGTGCTGAACATGAAGCCTCCAGAAATTCTTTCCATGTTGGAAGAGGCAGCAGGCACAAGGATGTACGAAATGAAGAAGGAATCTGCTCTTAAAACACTCGAGAAGAAGCAGAATAAAGTTGAAGAGATAAATAAACTCCTTGACGATGAAATCCTTCCTGCGCTAGAGAAACTTAGAAAAGAGAGGTGCCAGTACATGAAATGGGCCAATGGTAATACTGAACTAGATCGACTGAAAAGATTCTGTATTGCTTACGAGTTTGTTCAAGCTGAGAAAGTGCGAGAGAGTGCACTCAGTGGTGTAAACCAGATCAGGGGAAAGATTGTTGAACTGGATGAAAGCACAGAAAAGCTAAACGGAGAGATACAGGAAATGGACAAAAACATTGCTACCTTAGCTGCTGAAAAAGAAGCCAAACTAGGTGGTGAGATGAAGGTCTTGTCGGAGAAAGTAGATAAGATCCAACATGCGCTTATTAAGGAAACTTCTCTGATGAATAATGAAGAGGAAACTCTAAGGTCAGAAGAAAAGGCTGCTGACAAG ATTCTCAAGAACATTGAGGACATCAAGAGATCTATAGTTGAGAGAGATGCTGCTGTAAAAAAGGCAGAGGATGGTGCGTCTGATATGAGTAAGAGAGCAGAGGATCTGACAAAGGAGTTAGATGAAAGTGAGAAAGAATATCAG GGTGTGCTAGCAGGAAAAAGCAGTGCAAATGAGAAGAAATGCCTAGAAGATCAACTTAGGGATGCAAAAGCTGCTGTTGGAGAGGCAGAATCTGGACTAAAGCAGCTGAAGACAAAAATAAGCCATTCCGAGAAGGAGCTGAAAGAGAAGAAAACTCAGATGAAATCCAAGCGTGATGAAGCTACTGCAGCTGAGAAAGAGCTGAAAGCTAGGACAAAAGACTTGGAAGCTATCAAGGCATCCATGGGGTCTATAAATTATGAAGAGGGCCAGATGGAAGCTCTGCAAAAG GATCGATCGTCAGAGGTAGAGGTGGTTCAGAAATTGAATGACAAAGTTCGTGCGCTTACTGGTGAGCTGGGAAATGTCCACTTCAGCTATAGAGACCCTGTTAAGAACTTTGATAGATCAAAAGTGAAAGGAGTAGTTGCACGGCTTATAAAGATAAAGGATAGCTCAACAGCAACGGCATTGGAG GTTGCTGCTGGAGGAAGGCTATATAATGTGGTTGTTGACTCAGAAACCACTGGAAAGCAGCTCCTACAAAATGGTGATCTCAGAAGAAGGGTAACCATTATACCGTTGAATAAAATCCACACAGGTACTATACCTGATAGAGTCCAGCAGGCAGCTCGTAGAATG GTTGGAGCCGAAAATGTAACATTAGCTCTAGAACTGGTTGGCTATGACGGAGACGTAAAG AATGCTATGGCTTATGTCTTTGGTTCGACATTTGTGTGTCGAAATATGGAGGCGGCAAAGGAG ATTGCCTTCAATAGGGATGTTGGCAGTACTAGTGTGACTCTTGAAGGTGACATTTTTCAGCCTAGTGGTCTATTGACTGGAGGTAGCCGCAG AGGTGGTGGGGACTTGCTAAGGAAACTCCATGAATTAGCTAAAGCTGAGGCTGATCTCTCTGACCATAAGGACAGGCTCTCTATTATTGAACAGAAG ATCGCTGTGCTTCTGCCTCTGCATAAGAAGTACGCCGAGTTGAAATCTCAGTTTGAGCTCAAATCATATGATCTGTCATTATTTCAGAACAGAGTTGAGCAAAATGAACATCACAAG TTAGGTGAACTTGTAAAGAAACTCGAGCAAGAGCTGGAGGAATCAAACAATGAGTTAACTGATAAGCAAGTGCAGTATAAAAAATGTGTCTCCACTGTTTCTGAGTTAGAGAAGACGATTAAGACTTATGGCTCTGAACGTGAAGGTCGGCTCAAAGCTCTAGAAATGAAGATCAAGTCATTGAAATCGGAAATGCAGTCCATGTCGAAGCAGTTAAAG GCTCATCAAAGTGAGAGGGAAAGACTGATTATGGAGAAAGATGCAGTTGCTAATGAGCTTGCTATGCTTGAAGAGCAATTAATAACTTCGAAAGCTCAGATTACTGCCCTGTCTGAAACCTGGGGCACATATCAGAGCAAG GTTGCTTCCACAAAGCTAGATTTGGATCAAGCTGAATCTGAGCTCAATATTGGCCGTTCCAAACTGAAGGAATGCGACACACAAATAAACTCCCTGTCCAAGGAGCAGCAAAAACTTCAGCAGCTACTTAGTGATTCAAATGTTGAAAGGAAGAAAATGGAAAACGAG GTTAAGAGGATGGAGATAGAGCAGAAGGATTGCTCTTCCAGGGTTGATAAGCTAATGGAGAAGTACACTTGGATTGCAACTGAGAAACAGTTGTTTGGAAGAAGTGGTACGGATTACGACTTTGCCTCGTGTGAGCCACACAAAGCACGGGAAGAACTTGAAAATCTTCAAGCTCAACAATCAGG TCTTGAGAAGAGGGTTAATAAGAAAGTCATGGCAATGTTTGAGAAGGCAGAGGATGAATACAATGATTTGATATCGAAGAAAAGTATCATCGAG AATGACAAGGCAAAAATCAACAAAGTGATAGAAGAGTTGGATGAGAAGAAGAAAGAGACCTTGAAAGTCACATGGCTCAAAGTTAACAA GGATTTTGGGTCTATATTCAGTACTCTTCTACCTGGTACAATGGCAAAACTTGATCCTCCTGAAGGCGGTACCTTCTTGGATGGCCTTGAAGTTCGCGTGGCATTTGGAACAGTTTGGAAGCAATCTTTATCTGAACTCAGTGGAGGACAGCGGTCCCTTCTTGCTCTTAGTCTTATCCTGGCTCTACTTCTTTTCAAACCTGCACCGCTTTACATATTAGATGAG GTTGATGCTGCGCTTGATCTGAGCCACACCCAAAACATTGGTAGAATGATAAAGGCACATTTCCCACAGTCCCAG TTCATTGTTGTGTCTCTAAAAGAGGGTATGTTCAACAATGCGAACGTGATATTCCGAACGAAATTTGTTGATGGGGTGTCCACTGTGTCACGAACAGTCCATTCAAATAAGAAATGA
- the LOC124661358 gene encoding uncharacterized protein LOC124661358, which translates to MVRVATYFAMTFGAFLFWESMDKVHVWIALHQDEKQERMERELEIQKMKAELIAQAKESES; encoded by the exons atggtgcGGGTGGCGACCTACTTCGCGATGACCTTCGGCGCCTTCCTCTTCTGGGAGTCCATGGACAAGGTCCACGTCTGGATCGCCCTCCACCAGGACGAGAAG CAAGAAAGGATGGAACGAGAGCTGGAGATACAGAAAATGAAAGCAGAGCTAATAGCCCAAGCAAAAGAGAGTGAATCATGA